The Granulicella sp. 5B5 nucleotide sequence GATGCTCCGCTGGCACGGCATCGGCTCCGGCGCCATACTGCATCCCGTCGCCGCACCGGACATGGCCGGGGCCATCTCCGTCACACTCTGGAACTACATGGGCTGGGACAACGCCTCCACCGTCGCGCAGGAGGTCGAAGACCCGCAGCGCAACTACCCGCGTGCGATGGTCTCTGCCGCGGTCCTCGTAGCTCTCACATACATCCTTCCGTTACTCGCAGTCGGTCTCGCCGGCCTCGCAGCAGACCAGTTCTCCACCGGCGCCTGGACCGACGCCGCACGCACCCTTGCAGGCCCGTTCCTCGCTCTCACCATCGTCATCGGCGGCATGATCAACGGCACCGGCATGTTCAATGCCCTCATGCTCAGCTACACCCGCGTTCCCTTCGCAATGGCCGAAGACGGCATGTTGCCCGGCGCGCTCTCACGGCTCTTTCTGCGGCGCAATCAGCGAGGCGTCCCCTGGGTCAGCGTGCTCTTTTGCGCGGTGATCTGGGCCTTCGCACTGCGCTTCACCTTCGAGCGCCTCATCTCCATCGACCTCGTGCTCTACGGCGCGGCCCTCATGCTGGAGTTCGTAGCTCTGGTCGTGCTGCGCCGGCGCGAGCCCGGTCTCATCCGCCCCTACCGCGTACCCGGAGGCACAGCCGGAACGGTTGCCGCAGGAGTCGGCCCAGCGCTGCTCATCGCCTACGCCATCTACGCAGCCCGCGGCGAACAGGTCCTCGGCATGAACGCTCTGCTCTTCGCCGCGATCGTCGGCCTCAGCGGCGCGGTCATCTCCTGGCTGCTCCCCAGGGTCAGCCGCGGCAATCCGCACGCGTAGTCCTGCGCGAACACAAAGGCCTGCGAGTCAGCCTCGCAGGCCTTGAAAATGTGCTCACGTATCGGGCTACTTGCCAGCAGCCTTCTTGTCCGTAAACGCCTTCCGGGCTTTCTCGATCACCTTGATCGCTTCATCCACACCGCGCCAGCCATCGGTATCGACAGTCTTGCCCTCCAGGTCCTTGTAGATGGAGAAGAAGTGATCGATCTCTTTCAGAATATGCGGATACACATCCGTGTAGTTCTTCACATCGGCATAGCGGGGATTGCCGTCGCCAACGCACAGGATCTTCTCATCGCCCTGTCCCTGGTCCACCATCTGCAGCATGCCGATGGGACGAACGGTCAGCACACAACCCGGAAAGCTCGGCGTATCCACCAGCACCAGCACATCCAGCGGATCGCCGTCATCGCCCAGCGTCGACGGGATAAATCCATAGTCGCCAGGGTAATGTACCGGCGAGTACAGGTTGCGGTCCAAGCGGAAGACGTGCAGTTCCTTGTCGTACTCATATTTGCTGATTCCTTCCAGAGGAATCTCGATGACGGCGTTGACCAGGTGCGGTGCGCCAGGGCCAACAGGCAGTTCAAGGTAATTCGGCATAGGTGCGAGGGGGACTCTCTTCTCCTGATCGGTAGATTGGCTCGTCAGCGGTCGCGCCTGGGTGAATTGCCATAGATCGACACCGCAAGCAAACCGGGAGGGCCATTGCGGTCGCGCCTCGGCACAGCCATTGCCGCCGAGATCGCCGCAGAACTCCAGTCCATAGTCTACAGGCTGCCGGGGAGACAGCGGCATAAACGCCATTCTGCGGCGCTCACAGGACTTTGGTATGCCGTCATGAGCGCATTCCGTCCCATGTTGCCTCCCAGTCGAAACACGCATCGAACACGGTACAGCTGAGGGGAACAGCTCGGCCTACTTTTCTCGGTTCTGGAGCCTTGAATGTCATTTATACGCATTGCAGTACTCTTTTGTATTTGTTGGATAACCGGTTTTGTTTTCTCTGGATCGGCGGTGGCGCAGTCGCTCTCCACCGCCAGCAAAGCAGCTGAAATTTCAGTCTTCGGCGCCTACATGGGCGGCACACCCGATTACGGCCCTCACACATGGAAGGGCATATCAGCAGGCGGAGACTTCACCGTCTTCCCCCGCTTCATCCTCAAGCCTGCGCTGGAGGTCCGCGGCAACGTCCTCTCGGCGAGGGCAGCCACCGAGAAGACCGTACTATTCGGGCCGCGAGTGCAGTTGGACTGGCGCGGCAGGTTTCATCCTTACGGCGACTTCCTCATCGGCGCAGGCGAGATCCTCTTCCACCCCGACCCCGCGCCCGGCTACTCCGGCGATCGCAGCAAGGTCTACTCCTACGGCGGCGGCATCAACATCGACGTCGCTTATCACCTCTCAGCAAAGTTCGACTTCCAGCAACAGAGCTGGAACCTTGGACCGAACTCCGATTCTGCCTCCTCTGGCAACTTCACCCTCACACCGCGCACCTTGCAGATCGGCGTTACCTACACGCTGCCCTTCCGCTTCTTGAACCATGCCAGCGACTACCGCTAGACGAAA carries:
- a CDS encoding APC family permease → MPAQSGPRRHPAIRSPAASNKLRLLPLIGATYFMVAGGPYGLEDILGKAGYLRALLLLAIIPLIWSLPTSLMVGELASAIPDEGGYYVWVRRALGRFWGFQEAWLSLAASVFDMAIYPVIFVDYLSRLAPSLTAGYRGVLWALAVVLICTLWNLRGAKVVGVGSVILFCILLAPFVVLIGYAMLRWHGIGSGAILHPVAAPDMAGAISVTLWNYMGWDNASTVAQEVEDPQRNYPRAMVSAAVLVALTYILPLLAVGLAGLAADQFSTGAWTDAARTLAGPFLALTIVIGGMINGTGMFNALMLSYTRVPFAMAEDGMLPGALSRLFLRRNQRGVPWVSVLFCAVIWAFALRFTFERLISIDLVLYGAALMLEFVALVVLRRREPGLIRPYRVPGGTAGTVAAGVGPALLIAYAIYAARGEQVLGMNALLFAAIVGLSGAVISWLLPRVSRGNPHA
- a CDS encoding inorganic diphosphatase; its protein translation is MPNYLELPVGPGAPHLVNAVIEIPLEGISKYEYDKELHVFRLDRNLYSPVHYPGDYGFIPSTLGDDGDPLDVLVLVDTPSFPGCVLTVRPIGMLQMVDQGQGDEKILCVGDGNPRYADVKNYTDVYPHILKEIDHFFSIYKDLEGKTVDTDGWRGVDEAIKVIEKARKAFTDKKAAGK